A region from the Bacillus sp. Marseille-P3661 genome encodes:
- a CDS encoding phosphatidylglycerophosphatase A family protein: MKDEQNMDAIEKKARTLLSERGVEIEDIAQLVHYLQNKYHDDLKIEDCYENVDRVIAKREVQNAIITGIELDILAEKGLISEPLLSTLMRDEGLYGVDEIIALSIVNVYGSIGFTNYGYIDKQKPGILEKLNKKVPGVCHTFLDDIVGAIAAAASSRLAHRAANTE, from the coding sequence ATGAAGGATGAACAAAACATGGACGCAATTGAAAAAAAGGCAAGAACTTTATTAAGTGAACGTGGTGTGGAGATTGAAGATATTGCGCAATTAGTACATTACCTTCAAAACAAATACCATGATGATTTAAAAATAGAGGATTGTTATGAGAATGTGGACCGTGTGATTGCTAAACGTGAAGTTCAAAATGCGATCATAACAGGAATTGAATTAGATATTTTAGCAGAAAAAGGGTTAATCTCAGAACCACTTCTCTCAACACTAATGAGGGATGAAGGTTTATATGGTGTTGACGAGATCATTGCCCTTTCTATTGTAAATGTATATGGATCGATTGGTTTTACAAATTATGGATATATCGATAAACAAAAACCTGGAATTCTAGAAAAGCTAAATAAAAAAGTACCTGGTGTTTGTCACACCTTTTTAGATGATATAGTTGGCGCTATTGCAGCTGCTGCCTCAAGTAGGCTAGCACATCGTGCCGCAAATACTGAGTGA
- the yutH gene encoding spore coat putative kinase YutH yields MLERDLYENYRISQFNMTEYKGYKAFSYQGNFYVIVPVNGLEQEELLELKQMSDYLQYQREHRIAVFVPTITQELVASVNQQMVVLLKLNEQGVRNNNHSSGALLANFHKKGRFLPNPPQKSSRIGQWKTYWERRLDQLEKFWAQKLKDRPANKFEKVFFETFPYYLGLTENAIQYIADCQYEDQRNEIQVGTICYVRFKPKHAYDPVIFPTDLVYDHPSRDLAEWVRHYYLEGERSDNIIKFFNDYQQIYPLSETSWKLVYGRLLFPVTYFESIEGYYSAATQARTDSYERKFLELVERADQYEQFLSSFYPVLGLPVEKLRIPELDWLKNKRVKI; encoded by the coding sequence GTGCTAGAACGTGATTTATATGAAAATTATCGTATTAGTCAATTTAATATGACAGAGTATAAGGGGTATAAAGCATTTAGTTACCAAGGGAACTTTTATGTCATCGTTCCTGTAAATGGATTAGAGCAAGAAGAGTTGTTAGAGCTCAAGCAAATGAGTGATTACTTACAGTATCAACGAGAACACCGAATAGCTGTGTTCGTTCCTACAATAACTCAAGAGCTAGTAGCAAGTGTCAATCAACAAATGGTTGTTTTATTGAAATTAAATGAACAAGGCGTTCGAAACAACAACCATTCATCAGGTGCCCTATTAGCCAATTTTCATAAAAAAGGAAGATTTCTACCGAATCCACCGCAAAAATCAAGTCGAATTGGCCAATGGAAAACCTATTGGGAACGCCGCCTTGATCAATTAGAAAAGTTTTGGGCTCAAAAACTTAAGGATCGCCCTGCTAATAAATTTGAAAAGGTATTTTTTGAAACTTTTCCTTATTATCTGGGACTAACAGAAAACGCCATTCAATATATAGCTGACTGTCAATATGAGGATCAACGGAATGAAATTCAGGTAGGGACGATCTGTTATGTGAGGTTTAAACCAAAACATGCATATGACCCAGTAATCTTTCCGACAGATCTTGTTTATGACCATCCATCTCGAGATCTGGCCGAATGGGTAAGACATTATTATTTGGAAGGCGAGCGTTCGGATAATATTATAAAATTCTTTAATGATTACCAACAAATATATCCATTGTCTGAAACATCTTGGAAGTTAGTGTATGGAAGATTATTGTTTCCAGTTACCTACTTTGAAAGCATTGAGGGATATTATTCTGCGGCTACACAAGCTCGAACAGACTCCTATGAACGGAAATTCCTTGAATTAGTTGAGCGTGCAGATCAGTATGAACAATTCTTAAGTTCTTTTTATCCGGTTTTAGGATTGCCGGTTGAAAAATTGCGCATCCCTGAATTAGATTGGTTGAAAAATAAAAGAGTCAAAATATAG
- a CDS encoding homoserine dehydrogenase → MEKSISVGLLGLGTVGSGVVQIIEQHQDKLMHQIGCPVEITKIVVKDVHKKRDIDIDPAKLTTDPEEVLNDPSIDVVIEVMGGVEKTRNLVLKALRNKKHVVTANKDLMAIYGAELLKEATENGCDLFFEASVAGGIPIIRSLVEGLSSDRITKMMGIVNGTTNYILTKMDKEGSAYGEVLAEAQKLGYAESDPTADVEGLDAARKMTILATLGFSMPVDLDDVKVNGISQITEEDLEYSRRLGYTMKLIGIASRDNDKIEVSVQPTLLPHSHPLASVNDVFNAVYVYGEAVGETMFYGPGAGRLPTATSIVSDVVEVMKNMRLGVNGSRFVTPQYQKNLKSDEEILSKYFLRIQVKDKAGAFSEITSLFSSHNVSFEKILQLPIKDSKLAEIVIITHQASKQAYNDTLTKLNDLEVVEGIKSSYRVEGEEIL, encoded by the coding sequence ATGGAAAAATCTATTTCAGTCGGTTTGTTAGGTTTGGGGACAGTCGGAAGTGGTGTTGTCCAAATCATTGAACAACATCAAGATAAATTAATGCATCAAATTGGTTGTCCGGTTGAAATAACTAAAATAGTTGTAAAAGACGTTCATAAGAAACGTGATATTGATATAGATCCTGCTAAACTAACTACTGATCCTGAAGAAGTTTTAAATGATCCAAGTATTGATGTAGTGATTGAAGTGATGGGTGGAGTTGAAAAAACTAGGAATCTTGTGTTAAAAGCACTTCGCAATAAAAAGCATGTAGTTACAGCTAATAAAGATTTAATGGCTATTTATGGGGCAGAATTATTAAAAGAAGCGACAGAAAATGGTTGTGACTTATTCTTTGAAGCTAGTGTTGCAGGTGGAATCCCAATTATCCGCAGTTTAGTTGAGGGCCTTTCATCCGATCGTATTACTAAAATGATGGGAATTGTGAACGGTACGACAAATTATATTTTAACAAAAATGGATAAAGAAGGCAGCGCCTACGGTGAAGTGCTAGCCGAAGCCCAAAAATTAGGATATGCAGAAAGTGATCCTACAGCAGACGTAGAAGGCTTAGATGCTGCACGAAAGATGACAATCCTTGCTACATTAGGTTTTTCAATGCCTGTTGACTTAGATGACGTAAAAGTAAACGGTATTTCTCAAATTACAGAGGAAGACCTTGAATATAGTAGACGCCTTGGCTACACAATGAAATTAATTGGAATTGCTAGTCGTGATAATGATAAAATTGAGGTAAGTGTACAACCAACATTATTGCCGCATTCGCACCCACTGGCATCTGTTAATGATGTATTTAATGCGGTTTATGTGTACGGTGAAGCGGTTGGAGAAACAATGTTTTATGGTCCAGGAGCTGGTCGCCTACCAACAGCAACATCCATTGTATCTGATGTAGTTGAAGTTATGAAAAATATGAGATTGGGTGTAAATGGCAGTCGTTTTGTAACACCTCAATATCAAAAGAACTTAAAATCAGATGAAGAAATCTTATCTAAATATTTCTTGCGTATTCAGGTTAAAGATAAGGCAGGGGCTTTCTCTGAAATTACATCACTATTCTCAAGCCATAATGTAAGTTTCGAGAAAATATTACAGCTGCCAATAAAAGATAGTAAATTAGCGGAAATTGTAATTATTACTCATCAAGCTAGTAAGCAAGCTTATAACGATACATTGACAAAATTGAATGATTTAGAAGTGGTTGAGGGTATAAAAAGTAGCTACCGGGTAGAGGGAGAAGAAATTCTATGA
- the thrC gene encoding threonine synthase, whose product MIWWRGLIHHYREFLPVTENTPLLTLNEGNTPLVPLENISKLLGVELYVKYEGANPTGSFKDRGMVMAVAKAKEEGSSAIMCASTGNTSAAAAAYAARCGMRCIVLIPDGKIAAGKLAQAVMYGAEIYAIKGNFDQALKMVRKLSETAPITLVNSVNPYRIEGQKTAAFEVVDQLGEAPDILAIPVGNAGNITAYWKGFNEYHDKKGTKLPVMRGFQAAGAAPIVRGEVVENPETVATAIRIGNPASWEYAVAAAHDSNGKIDEVTDEEILETYKLIAQKDGVFAEPGSCASIAGVIKQVKSGEIPKGSKIVAVLTGNGLKDPDTAVNHSIIKPIVLPNDEEVVFDHIQGRVTQ is encoded by the coding sequence ATGATTTGGTGGAGAGGTTTAATTCACCACTATAGGGAGTTCCTACCGGTAACTGAAAATACACCTCTGCTCACATTAAACGAAGGCAATACACCGTTAGTACCACTTGAAAATATAAGTAAACTTCTTGGTGTGGAGCTATATGTAAAATATGAAGGTGCTAATCCAACTGGATCCTTTAAAGATCGTGGAATGGTTATGGCAGTTGCAAAAGCAAAAGAAGAAGGCTCAAGTGCGATTATGTGTGCATCTACAGGCAATACATCAGCAGCTGCTGCAGCATATGCAGCACGTTGTGGGATGCGCTGCATCGTTTTAATTCCTGATGGTAAAATTGCTGCCGGTAAATTAGCACAAGCTGTTATGTATGGTGCTGAAATTTATGCAATTAAAGGTAACTTTGATCAGGCATTAAAAATGGTTCGTAAATTGAGTGAAACGGCACCTATTACGCTTGTGAACTCAGTAAATCCTTACCGAATTGAGGGACAAAAAACAGCTGCGTTCGAAGTGGTTGATCAGCTAGGAGAGGCACCAGATATATTAGCAATTCCGGTAGGTAATGCAGGGAATATTACCGCATACTGGAAAGGCTTTAATGAATACCATGATAAGAAAGGTACAAAGCTACCTGTAATGAGAGGGTTCCAAGCAGCAGGTGCAGCACCAATTGTTCGTGGTGAAGTAGTTGAAAATCCAGAAACGGTTGCAACAGCAATTCGTATCGGTAACCCGGCAAGCTGGGAGTATGCAGTAGCTGCAGCTCATGACTCAAACGGCAAAATAGATGAGGTAACAGACGAAGAAATTCTTGAAACCTATAAATTAATCGCACAAAAAGATGGTGTATTTGCAGAACCAGGATCATGTGCGTCGATTGCCGGTGTTATTAAACAAGTGAAGAGCGGAGAAATTCCAAAAGGCTCAAAGATCGTTGCAGTTTTAACTGGTAATGGATTAAAAGATCCTGATACCGCAGTTAATCATTCAATTATAAAGCCAATTGTTCTCCCGAACGATGAAGAAGTTGTATTTGATCATATTCAAGGACGTGTTACACAATGA
- the thrB gene encoding homoserine kinase: MMTGKSFSISAPGSTANLGPGFDSVGLAVNRYLTLDVTPHEKWLFIPKTSHLEGIPEGKENLVYKVADKVAKDYGLDLPACKVEVSSDIPLSRGLGSSAVAIVAGIELANQLLDLNMTADEKLRRASNCEGHLDNVAASLYGGLVIGSHREDGTDMVHGGFPDIDLVVFIPSYELKTEKARSVLPSEMDYKVAVQASGISNVLVASLLTNNWELAGKMMAKDLFHQPFRGELVPELEKVYSLADELGAYGVALSGAGPTVICFAPKGKGETIQQKLQESFPNDSIEMLSVDQFGLTVNSKQLITQEQPS; this comes from the coding sequence ATGATGACTGGAAAATCTTTTAGTATTAGTGCGCCAGGAAGTACGGCTAATCTTGGCCCTGGGTTCGACTCAGTTGGACTAGCCGTTAATCGTTATTTAACATTAGATGTTACACCTCATGAGAAATGGCTTTTTATACCAAAAACAAGTCATCTTGAAGGCATACCTGAGGGAAAAGAAAACCTTGTCTATAAAGTGGCTGATAAGGTTGCTAAAGACTATGGCCTTGACCTTCCAGCTTGTAAAGTAGAAGTTTCAAGTGACATTCCTTTATCAAGAGGACTTGGCAGCAGTGCTGTCGCAATTGTTGCTGGTATTGAACTAGCTAATCAGCTTCTTGATTTAAACATGACAGCGGATGAAAAGTTACGTCGCGCTAGTAATTGCGAAGGTCACCTTGATAATGTGGCCGCATCATTATATGGTGGATTGGTGATCGGAAGTCATCGTGAAGATGGTACAGATATGGTTCATGGTGGTTTTCCTGATATAGATTTAGTTGTATTTATTCCTTCCTATGAGTTAAAGACTGAAAAAGCTAGAAGTGTGCTGCCGAGCGAAATGGACTACAAAGTAGCGGTCCAAGCTAGTGGAATTAGCAACGTCCTTGTTGCCTCTCTTTTAACAAATAATTGGGAGCTAGCAGGTAAAATGATGGCAAAGGATTTGTTCCATCAGCCTTTCCGCGGTGAATTAGTACCTGAGTTAGAAAAGGTTTATTCGCTAGCAGATGAGTTGGGAGCTTATGGAGTAGCACTTAGTGGTGCAGGTCCAACAGTAATTTGTTTTGCACCAAAAGGTAAAGGTGAAACAATCCAGCAAAAGCTACAGGAAAGCTTTCCAAACGATAGCATCGAAATGTTAAGTGTTGACCAATTTGGTTTAACTGTAAATAGTAAGCAGCTTATAACGCAAGAACAGCCCTCTTAG
- a CDS encoding NifU family protein: MSENTMLTQVAEVLDKLRPFLQRDGGDVELVDVEDGIVKLRLMGACGSCPSSTITLKAGIERALLEEVPGVVEVEQVF; encoded by the coding sequence ATGAGTGAAAATACAATGCTTACGCAAGTTGCTGAAGTATTAGATAAACTTCGTCCATTCCTACAACGTGATGGCGGAGATGTTGAATTAGTAGATGTTGAGGATGGAATTGTTAAGCTCCGTTTAATGGGTGCTTGCGGAAGCTGTCCAAGTTCAACGATTACTTTAAAAGCTGGAATCGAACGAGCTTTACTTGAAGAAGTTCCAGGAGTAGTTGAAGTAGAGCAAGTATTTTAA
- a CDS encoding YuzD family protein, which yields MNKQVTIDVYGSDVPCSSCLHSPSSKDTFEWIQAALSRKFPNQPFIINYIDIEKATSKDDLILKQIIEGKVFYPAVVINGELVAEGDPRLKTIYEAMEKQGYTAE from the coding sequence ATGAACAAACAGGTAACAATTGATGTGTACGGCAGTGATGTACCTTGTTCGAGTTGCTTGCATTCACCATCATCAAAAGATACATTTGAATGGATTCAAGCAGCTTTATCGAGAAAATTTCCCAATCAACCTTTTATCATCAACTATATAGATATTGAAAAAGCTACGAGCAAGGACGATTTGATATTGAAACAAATTATCGAGGGAAAGGTTTTTTATCCTGCAGTTGTAATCAATGGTGAACTAGTAGCGGAAGGGGATCCTCGTTTAAAAACAATATATGAAGCAATGGAGAAACAAGGATATACGGCAGAATAG
- a CDS encoding YuzB family protein, whose amino-acid sequence MIKPLVEFCVSNLASGAQKAREKLEKDVNLDVIEYGCLSYCGKCANTFFALVEGEFVEGDTPDELVENIYKFIDENPMF is encoded by the coding sequence ATGATTAAACCATTAGTCGAATTTTGTGTTAGCAACTTAGCAAGTGGCGCACAAAAGGCGCGAGAAAAATTAGAGAAAGATGTAAACCTTGATGTGATTGAATATGGCTGTTTGAGCTACTGTGGCAAATGTGCTAATACCTTTTTTGCATTAGTTGAGGGTGAATTTGTAGAAGGTGATACACCAGATGAGTTAGTTGAAAATATTTATAAATTTATAGATGAAAATCCAATGTTTTAA
- a CDS encoding HesB/IscA family protein: protein MKLIITEAAASQIKDMMSDEGNDDLFLRVGVKGGGCSGLSYGMGFEVEKSDNDIELELHGLKVIVNKEDTPILEGLTIDYKQNMMGGGFTIDNPNAIASCGCGSSFKTATNAGTPEEC from the coding sequence ATGAAATTAATAATTACTGAAGCGGCTGCTTCTCAAATTAAAGACATGATGTCAGATGAAGGAAATGACGATCTATTTTTACGGGTTGGCGTTAAAGGCGGTGGCTGCAGCGGATTATCTTATGGTATGGGATTTGAAGTAGAAAAGTCTGATAATGATATCGAATTAGAACTACATGGCTTAAAGGTAATCGTAAATAAAGAAGATACCCCAATTCTAGAAGGTCTAACTATTGATTATAAGCAAAATATGATGGGCGGCGGCTTTACGATCGATAATCCGAATGCGATTGCGTCATGCGGCTGTGGAAGCTCATTTAAGACGGCAACAAATGCAGGTACGCCAGAGGAATGTTAG
- a CDS encoding NAD(P)/FAD-dependent oxidoreductase, producing MKVDNQMYDITIIGGGPCGLFTAFYGGMRQASVKIIESLPQLGGQLSALYPEKYIYDVAGFPKVRAQELIDRLKEQMSKFQPTIALNQSVEKVEKQQDGTFKLTTDTEMHFSRTIIITAGNGAFQPRRLELDDAAQYEGKNLHYFVEDMNKFSGKRVVVLGGGDSAVDWTLMLEPIAAEVTIAHRRDKFRAHEHSVETLMSSKATILTPYNPVKLLGDGEKITAIVLEKIKSGEQETIEIDDLIVNYGFVSSLGPIKEWGLEINKNNIVVNSKQETNVPGIYAAGDICTYDGKIKLIASGFGEAPTAVNNAKSFMDPKAKVQPMHSSSMFNN from the coding sequence GTGAAAGTAGATAATCAAATGTATGATATCACCATTATTGGCGGAGGACCTTGTGGTTTGTTTACAGCATTTTATGGCGGCATGCGACAAGCAAGTGTTAAAATTATCGAGAGTTTACCTCAATTAGGTGGTCAATTATCGGCTTTATACCCTGAAAAGTACATATATGACGTTGCAGGCTTTCCTAAAGTACGTGCCCAAGAATTAATCGATCGTTTAAAGGAACAAATGAGCAAGTTCCAACCAACCATTGCCCTAAATCAATCTGTTGAAAAAGTTGAAAAACAACAGGATGGTACATTCAAACTAACAACAGATACAGAAATGCACTTCTCAAGGACTATAATTATCACAGCCGGAAACGGTGCATTCCAACCAAGACGATTGGAGCTTGACGATGCTGCACAATATGAAGGCAAAAACCTTCACTACTTTGTTGAGGATATGAATAAATTTTCAGGTAAACGTGTTGTTGTGCTTGGGGGAGGCGATTCTGCAGTAGATTGGACTTTAATGTTAGAGCCAATTGCAGCTGAGGTTACAATCGCCCATCGCCGCGATAAGTTCCGAGCGCATGAGCACAGTGTAGAAACACTTATGTCGTCAAAAGCAACTATCCTAACTCCTTATAATCCAGTTAAACTACTCGGTGATGGAGAGAAAATTACAGCCATCGTCCTTGAAAAAATTAAAAGCGGTGAACAGGAAACAATTGAAATTGATGATTTAATTGTTAACTATGGATTTGTATCTTCTTTAGGTCCAATTAAAGAATGGGGACTTGAGATTAATAAAAATAACATCGTTGTTAACTCCAAACAAGAAACAAACGTACCTGGCATTTACGCTGCAGGTGATATTTGCACATACGATGGTAAAATAAAACTAATAGCATCAGGATTCGGTGAGGCGCCGACTGCTGTTAATAACGCAAAATCATTTATGGACCCTAAAGCGAAAGTCCAACCTATGCATTCCTCTAGTATGTTTAACAATTAA
- a CDS encoding NAD(P)/FAD-dependent oxidoreductase, with the protein MIGLKKPEILILGAGYGGMMTAVNLQKNLGIDEAHITLVNKHNYHYQSTWLHEGAAGTLHHDRIRIPITDVIQQNKINFIKDTVVEIKPQEKRVILEGRELTYDYLVISLGFESETFGIKGLKEHAFSISSINSARQIREHIEYCFATYNNEPEKRDELLTIVVGGAGFTGIEFLGELGNRIPELCQEFDIDRSKVRVICVEAGPSALPGFNPALVEYAMDQLERKGVEFKLGTAIKEATETGIIVAKEDQVEEIKAETVVWAAGVRGSSVIDKSGFEAMRGRIKVEPDLRAPGYEEIFVVGDCALIINEEINRPYPPTAQIAIQQADVCAANIISVVRGKGELQSFKPDIKGTVCSLGHDDAMGVVGNKELFGSSASFMKKVIDNRYLLKLGGAGMVLKKGKLKMF; encoded by the coding sequence GTGATAGGGTTGAAGAAGCCAGAGATATTAATACTAGGCGCAGGATATGGCGGTATGATGACTGCTGTAAATCTACAAAAAAATTTAGGGATAGATGAAGCTCACATTACCCTAGTAAATAAACATAATTATCATTATCAGTCAACATGGTTACATGAAGGTGCAGCTGGTACACTTCATCATGACCGTATTCGAATTCCAATTACAGATGTAATTCAGCAAAATAAAATTAACTTTATTAAAGATACGGTTGTTGAAATAAAGCCTCAAGAAAAAAGAGTTATTTTAGAGGGTAGAGAATTAACTTATGATTACTTAGTTATTTCGCTAGGTTTTGAATCTGAAACATTTGGTATTAAAGGGTTAAAAGAACATGCATTTTCAATTAGTAGTATTAACTCTGCTCGACAAATTCGTGAACATATTGAGTATTGTTTTGCTACTTACAATAATGAACCAGAGAAACGTGATGAATTACTAACGATTGTAGTTGGTGGAGCTGGTTTCACTGGTATTGAATTCTTAGGTGAATTAGGAAATAGAATCCCAGAGCTTTGCCAAGAATTTGATATTGATCGTAGTAAGGTCCGTGTTATTTGCGTGGAGGCTGGTCCCTCAGCACTACCAGGCTTTAACCCTGCATTAGTAGAATATGCAATGGATCAGTTAGAGCGTAAAGGTGTAGAATTCAAGCTAGGTACTGCGATTAAAGAAGCTACTGAAACTGGGATCATTGTTGCAAAAGAAGATCAAGTTGAAGAAATTAAGGCTGAAACAGTAGTTTGGGCTGCGGGTGTACGTGGAAGCTCAGTTATTGATAAGTCTGGATTCGAAGCAATGCGCGGTCGTATTAAGGTAGAGCCAGATTTAAGAGCTCCTGGATACGAAGAAATTTTTGTTGTAGGAGATTGTGCATTAATTATCAATGAAGAAATTAATCGCCCATATCCACCAACAGCTCAAATAGCTATCCAACAGGCTGATGTTTGTGCTGCTAACATAATCTCAGTTGTTAGAGGAAAAGGCGAACTACAATCATTCAAACCTGATATTAAAGGAACAGTATGTTCATTAGGCCATGATGATGCAATGGGTGTTGTAGGTAACAAAGAGCTATTTGGATCATCAGCATCATTTATGAAAAAAGTAATTGATAACCGCTATTTATTAAAGCTTGGCGGAGCAGGCATGGTTCTTAAAAAAGGTAAATTAAAAATGTTTTAA
- a CDS encoding NUDIX hydrolase → MKKERGQVWLAAAGLVVKNNKWLVVKKRYGGLKGKWSLPAGFVDKSETVDEAAIREVLEETGIRCRVTGLLAMRSGVIDEEISDNLLIFAMEPIEGELKAEQKELYEVAFLSPEALLNDPDTSVLLIYLIKNGAVQKLKQASSINPGDHFGYTTYKLFTF, encoded by the coding sequence ATGAAAAAGGAACGAGGGCAAGTGTGGTTGGCAGCAGCTGGATTAGTAGTTAAAAACAACAAATGGCTTGTAGTAAAAAAAAGGTATGGTGGTTTAAAAGGAAAATGGTCACTGCCCGCAGGTTTTGTAGATAAAAGTGAAACAGTTGACGAAGCTGCGATTAGAGAAGTTCTTGAAGAAACAGGTATTCGTTGTAGAGTAACGGGCTTATTGGCGATGAGATCTGGTGTTATTGATGAGGAGATAAGTGATAATTTACTAATTTTTGCGATGGAACCAATTGAAGGTGAGCTAAAAGCAGAGCAAAAAGAGCTATATGAAGTAGCCTTTTTGTCACCAGAAGCACTTTTGAATGATCCTGACACATCAGTGTTACTTATATATTTAATTAAAAATGGAGCAGTACAAAAGTTAAAACAGGCATCTTCAATTAACCCGGGTGACCATTTTGGCTATACCACTTATAAGTTGTTTACTTTTTAA
- a CDS encoding YuiA family protein, which translates to MVNNQQQDFECMYCTGQGYFQLLLGGSETCPNCEGTGKE; encoded by the coding sequence ATGGTGAATAATCAACAACAAGATTTTGAATGTATGTACTGTACAGGACAGGGCTATTTTCAACTATTACTAGGTGGTTCAGAAACTTGTCCGAATTGTGAAGGAACCGGAAAAGAATAA
- a CDS encoding YuiB family protein — protein MGIPQLIVSMLLFIILFLGIGFLLNMLLRQTWIMAIMYPLVVILIVDKVRIFEYFTEPNKSFPSLWSNLTALGAADIFILSSGLFGAILSGIVIRYLRKNGYQMF, from the coding sequence GTGGGAATTCCACAGCTGATAGTTTCAATGTTGTTATTTATTATTCTTTTTTTAGGAATAGGTTTTCTTTTAAATATGCTACTTAGACAAACTTGGATCATGGCGATAATGTACCCGTTGGTGGTAATTTTGATTGTGGATAAAGTGCGTATTTTTGAATATTTCACAGAACCTAACAAGTCCTTTCCGTCTTTGTGGTCTAATTTAACTGCGCTAGGTGCTGCTGATATTTTTATTTTGTCAAGCGGTTTATTTGGGGCAATTCTATCTGGAATTGTTATCAGATACTTGAGAAAAAATGGATACCAGATGTTCTAA
- a CDS encoding 3D domain-containing protein — MDVWKQTIRRIVMSCLVVVALFTTFQSISGVQAKDFSIWFFNQSKENKKAQVYEHRNHSERRISLGVKALSRVKVDQKVISSEAVALPKRLEDAFDWDKYPSKKVVATGYTAGVESTGKSEGHPEYGITYSGVRVKRDLYSTVAADLNVFPIGTILFIPGYGYGVVADKGGAIKGHKLDLYYETVDDVYSNWGKKEVEVYVVEKGDGSLTEEELKSLNEEESMQAFRRQLIKS; from the coding sequence GTGGATGTTTGGAAACAAACAATTAGAAGGATTGTGATGTCGTGCTTAGTAGTTGTGGCTTTATTTACTACATTTCAATCAATTTCAGGCGTTCAAGCAAAGGACTTTTCTATATGGTTTTTTAATCAATCTAAAGAAAATAAAAAAGCACAAGTATACGAGCACAGAAACCATTCTGAAAGACGAATATCACTAGGTGTAAAAGCACTATCGAGAGTAAAGGTTGATCAAAAAGTCATCTCGAGTGAAGCAGTGGCATTGCCAAAACGGTTAGAGGATGCATTTGATTGGGATAAATATCCCTCGAAAAAAGTAGTTGCAACTGGTTATACCGCTGGGGTAGAATCAACAGGAAAATCAGAGGGTCATCCGGAATATGGAATTACATACTCAGGCGTTCGGGTTAAGCGCGATTTATATTCTACGGTCGCAGCAGATTTAAATGTCTTCCCAATAGGGACAATCCTGTTTATTCCCGGATATGGTTATGGAGTCGTAGCGGATAAAGGTGGCGCCATTAAGGGCCATAAACTTGATTTATATTATGAAACAGTTGATGATGTCTACAGTAATTGGGGAAAAAAAGAAGTTGAAGTATACGTAGTTGAAAAAGGCGATGGCTCTTTAACAGAAGAAGAGCTAAAATCCTTAAATGAAGAAGAGTCAATGCAAGCGTTTAGGCGACAGCTTATCAAAAGTTAA